The genomic stretch GGTGGGGAGAACGTGCGGGGAGTTGTCCATATTTTGCCCATGAACTTCGCGGGCAAAAAGAAAGGGCGTCAGACCGAAGCCTGACGCCCTCGAACTCTTTACTCTGTGCCCAGGGGCGGAATCGAACCACCGACACGGGGATTTTCAGTCCCCTGCTCTACCAACTGAGCTACCTGGGCGTGCCTCGCGGCCGCGTGAAGCGAGGGGCGGTTTACGGGGACTCGGCCCTCACGTCAAGCGGCTTCTTCAACTCCCCTCTTCCTTCCCCCTCTTCTCCCTCGCCCCCCCTCCTTGCTTCTCCCTCCCCACCGCCCACACGCTTGCCTCCTCCCGCCCCCTCCACCCGGCAGGCCCCTCCCGTGAGCTGGCTCAACTACCACCACCTCCTCTACTTCTGGACCGTCGCCCGCTCCGGCTCCATCGCCAAGGCCAGCCAGGAGCTCCACCTCGCCCAGCCCACCATCAGCGCCCAGCTCAAGCTCCTCGAGGAGTCGCTCGGTCACAAGCTCCTCGAGCGCCAGGGCCGCCGCCTCGTCCTCACCGACGTCGGCCGCACCGTCCTGCGCTACGCCGATGACATCTTCCGCCTCGGCAACGAGCTCAAGAACGCCATCCATGGCCTGCCCTCCGGCCAGCTCCGCGTCGCCGTCGGCGTCACCGACGTCGTCCCCAAGCTCGTCGCCGAGCGCCTCCTCCAACCCGCCTTCGACGCCTTCCCCAACATCCACATCACCTGCCGCGAAGGCTCCCTCCCCCAGCTCCTCGCCTCCCTCGCCCTGCACGAGCTCGACGTCGTCCTCGCCGACACCCCCTCCTCCGAGCCCGTCAGCATCCGCTCCTTCAACCACCTGCTCGGCACCTGCGGCCTCTCCTTCTTCGCCGCCCCCCGCCTCGCCCACCTCGCGCGCGGCTTCCCCCGCTCGCTCGAGGGCGCTCCCCTCCTGCTCCCCTCCGAGGTCTCCTCCCTCCGGCGCGCCCTCACCGCCTGGTTCGACTCCCAGGACATCCACCCGCGCGTCGTCGGCGACTTCGACGACAGCGCCCTGCTCGAGGCCTTCGGGCAGCGCGGCCACGGCGTCTTCGCCGCCCCCTCCATCATCGAGGCCGAGGTCTGCCGCCAGTTCAATGTCTCCGTCCTCGGCCGCACCGAGGACATCGAAACCGGCTTCTACGCCATCTCCGTCGAGCGCCGGCTGCGCCACCCCGCCGTCGTCGCCATCGCCGAGAGCGCTCGCGCCCAGCTCTTCGGCTGAGCGCCCCCCCCGCGTCACGGCGCCCGGAACACCTCGCGGCCGTCCACCACCGTGGCCACCACCCGCGCGTCCACCAGCGCCCGCGGCGCGTCCTCCACCGGGTCCACCGACAGCGCCGTGAAGTCCGCCTCCATCCCCACCTTCAGCCGCCCCCGGCGCGCTTCCGCGAACGACGCCCACGCCGGCCCCACCGTGAAGCCCTCCAGCGCCTCCTCTCCCGTCAGCCGCTCCTCGGGCCTCCAGCCGCCCTCGGGCCGGCCCGCCGCGTCCTGGCGCGTCCTCGCCGCGTAGAGCCCCGCCAGCACGTCCGGGCTCTCGATGGGGAAGTCGCTGCCCAGCGCCAGCACCGCCCCCGCCTCCTTCAGGCTCTTCCACGCGTACGCGCCCTTCAGCCGCTCCGCCCCCAGCCGCGCCTCCGCCCACCCCATGTCGCTCGTCGCGTGCGTCGGCTGCACGCTCGCCACCAGCCCCGCCGCCCCCAGCTTCTGGATGTCCTCGGGCCGCAATATCTGCGCGTGCTCCACCCGGTGCCGCAGCCCCTGCGTCTTCGTCTCCGCCGCCTCGCGGATGAGCGTGTCCACCACCAGCGTGTTCGCCCGGTCTCCAATCGCGTGCACGCACACCTGGAAGCCCCGCTCCATGAAGGCCTCCGTACGCGCCGCCAGTTCCTCGGGCTCCATCAACAACAGCCCCGTCTCCCCCGGCGCGTCGCTGTAGGCCGTGTGCAGCGCCGCGCCCCGCGAGCCCAGCGCCCCGTCCAGCAGGAACTTCACCGACTTCATCTCCAGCATCCGCCCGCCATACGTCCCCAGCTCCAGGTACGTCCGCCGCGACTCCCCCTGCCCGTCCGCCATCGCGTACACCCGCACCGGCAGCCGCCCCGCCATGTCCCAGCGCTGAAGCAGCCGGAACGTGCGCAGGTCCATCCCCGCGTCGTGCACGCCCGTCAGCCCCACCTGGGCACACCGCTCCAGCGCCGCGGACAGCCGAGCCTCGAGCTGCTCGTCCGTGGGCGGCGGCACCCGGGGCACCACCAGCTCCATGGCGTTGTCCACCAGCACCCCCGTGGGCTCGCCCCGCTCGTCCCGGAGGATTCGTCCCCCGGCCGGATCCGGCGTGTCCCGGGTGATGCCCGCGCGCCGCAGCGCCTCGCCGTTCACCCACGCCGCGTGGTGGTCCACCCGCGTGAGGTACACCGGCGTCGTGGGGAAGCGCGCATCCAGCTCGGACCGGCCCGGGAACCCGCCCCCCGGCCACCCGTTCTGATCCCACCCCTTGCCGATGAGCCAGTCGCCCTGGAAGCTCGTGGCCGGTGCGTTGGCGAGCCGCCGCACCACCTCGTCCACCGAGCGCGCGCCCTCCAACCGGGCCACCGTCAGGCTCAGCCCCAGCCCCGCCAGGTGCGCGTGCGCGTCCACCAGCCCGGGCACCACCACGGCCCCGCCCAGGTCGACGACCCGCGCCCCCTCGCCCGCCGCCTCCAGCACCTCCCGCCTCGACCCCACCGCCACCAACTGCCCCCGGCGCACCGCCAGGGCCTCGGCCTCCGGCCGCTCCGCGTCCAACGTGCGGATGCGGCGTGCCACGTAGACTGTCGTCTCCACTCGCGCGTCCTCGGGTACCCGGCGCGCACAGCCTGCCCCCAGCGCGAACAAGGCCGCCCCCAAGAGGGCGAGCCGCGCCGCGCCTCGGGCCCGGGCACCATTCATGTTTTGGGATGACTCTCCCCGCATCGGCGGGCCTGCTCTCCCTGCGTGAAACAGCGCGGCGCACCGTAGTCCCGCGACCCCCGCCCCGCCCACCCTCCGCTGCCCCCTCGCTCCCCGAGCCACCTTCCCAGGCAACGTGACAGTGGCGACTCGCCAGCGGCTTCTTGACACTTCATGTGTCGAGTTCTACTGTCATGTTCGTGAGTCAGGCGAAAACATCCCGGGAGTGGAAGCTCTCGGAGCTGGCCGAGGCGGTGGGGGTGACCCCGAGGACCGTGCGCTACTACGTGCAACGGGGTCTGCTGCCCGCTCCGCCCTTCAAGGGTCCCGACACCGTCTATGGCGAGGAGCACCTGCTGCGCCTCAAGGCCATCCGCGTCCTCCAGGCCCGCTTCCTCCCGCTCGATGCCATCCAGGTGGAGCTGGCGCGGCTCACCCCCGAGGCCCTCCAGGCGCTCGCCGAGGCCGAGCCGTCCGCACCGCCCGCCGCGTCGCCCTCCGTGCCATCCCCGGCGGGGCCTGGGCCGGCCCCCGCTTCCCCGCCCGAATCGGCCTCCCCTTCCGCCGCCCCGACGAGCTGGCGACGATGGGAGCTGGCACCGGGACTCGAGCTGCACCTCGCCGACACGGCGGATGCGAAGACCCGGGCGCTCGCGGAGCACCTGCGCGCCCTCCTCCAGAAGTCCCAGGAAAGGTAGAGCCATGCACGACGAGAAGGCAGGTCTGTACACGCGCGGCGGGACACGGGTGGCCTTGCAGGGGGTGGAGGTCTCGGGGGAACTGCTCGGAGGCCATGCCCGGGTGCGCGTGTGCCAGCGCTACCGCAACACCGAGTCGCGGCCCATCGAGGCCGTGTATGTCTTTCCCCTGCCCTCGGACGCCACCCTCACCGCCTTCTCGCTCGAGTGCGCCGGGCGGCGCGTGCAGGCCGTCCTCCAGGAGCGGGAGAAGGCCTTCCACACCTATGACGACGCGGTGACGGCGGGCCATGGCGCCGCGCTGCTCGACCAGGAGCGCCCCAACGTCTTCACCGCCCAGGTGGGCAACCTGCTGCCCGGGGAGGAGACGCGCGTGGAGGTGGAGTTCCTCCAGGTCCTCCAGGTGGAAGAGGGCTGCCTGTGCTGGGTGCTGCCCACGCTCGTCGCCCCCCGCTACATCCCCGGCACACCCACGGGAGACCGCACCTCGCACGGCGTGGCCGAGCCCACCCACCGGGTGCCCGACGCGGACCGCATCACCCCGCCCGTGGGCCACGCGCCCTATGGCCTCACGCTCGAGCTGCTCGTGTCCCTGGGGCGCGAGGTGGTGGTGGAGAGCCCCTCGCACGGGCTCCAGCTCACGCGCACCGAGGGCGGCACGCGCGTGACGCTCGCCCAGCCGGGCGTGGCGCTGGATCGGGATGTCGTGCTGAACATCCGCGGCCCGGACGCGGACGCGGCCTTCACCCCGCTCGTCACCCACCGCCAGGGCGACGCGCCGGGCACCTTCGCCCTCACCGTGGTGCCGGACCTGCTGGGCCTGGCCGGCGCGCCCCGGCGGCAGGAGGTGGTGTTCGTGGTGGACACCTCGGGCTCCATGGATGGAGAGAGCCTGCCCCAGGCCCAGGGCGCGCTGCGGCTGTGCCTGCGCCACCTGCGCGAGGGGGACCGCTTCAACATCATCGCCTTCGAGAATGACTTCCGTCTCTTCTCGCCCCAGCCGGTGCCCTTCACCCAGAAGACGCTGGAGCAGGCGGACCGATGGGTGGCGGCGCTGCAGGCCCACGGCGGCACGGAGCTGCTCGAGCCCCTGCGCGCCGCGGTGGAGGCCATGCCGGAGGGCGTGGTGGTGCTCCTCACGGATGGGCAGGTGGGCAACGAGTCGGAGATCCTCCAGGCGGTGCTGGCCGCACGCCAGACGGCGCGCATCTACTCCTTCGGCATCGGCACCAACGTGAGCGACGCGCTGCTCGAGGATCTGGCGCGGCAGACGGGCGGCGCGGTGGAGTTCATCCACCCGGGCGAGCGCATCGACGACAAGGTGGTGGCCCAGTTCTCACGGGCGCTCGCCCCGCGCGTCACGGACGTGCAGGTGCGCTTCGAGGGCGTGGAGGCCACGGAGCTGGCGCCCGCCGAGCCCCCGCCCCTCGTGGATGGCATGCCGTGGAGCCTCTTTGGCCGGTACACCACACCGGGCACGGGCACGGTGGTGCTCAAGGGCCGCTCGGGGACGGAGCCCTTCACCCTCGCCATCGCCGTGAACCTCCCCGCGACGAGCGACCGGCCCGCGGTGGAGAAGTTGTGGGCCGCCGAGCGCATCCGCGGGTGGCAGGCCGCCTCGCTCGTGGGCCGGCGCGCCGAGTCGCTCAAGGAGCGCATCATCCAGCTCGCGCTCGCGCACGGCCTCGTGACGCCCTACACCTCCTTCGTCGTGGTGGAGGAGCGCACGGGCGAGCGCCGGGCCTCGGGCCCACCCGAGACGCGCGTCATCCCCGTCCACGCGCCCCACGGCTGGGCCATGTTCGGCACGGACGCGGGCACGGCGAAGCAGGAGCAGAGCAAGCCAGGCATGCTCCGAAGGGCCATCGCCCTCCCTCCCTCCGCCGCCCGCACGCGCGGGGCTCCGGCTCCCGACCTGGCCGCGCCACCACCGCCCCCGAGGGCCCCCGCGCCGGCCGCCCCCCTCGCCTCCCTGTCCATGCGCGAGGGCCCGGCGAAGAAGAGCCGGAGCGGCGCGGTCTACGGCCCGCCCGGCGAAGAGGAGATCACCGGTTCCAGGTTGATGCGTGTGGAGGAGGCGGCCGCGTCCCTCCAGGAGGCACTGAGCGCCCCTCCGTCCGAGCCAGACATGGCGCTGGAGGACGAGGGGGCCGCGGAGGGGGCCACGCTCCGGGGAACCCCCGTGGAGCTGCTCGGCCGGCAGCTCGCCAATGGCTTGTGGGCGGGCACCGGTCCGGGGAGCGAGCCCGTGCGGCAGGCGCGTGCCACCGCGCTCGCCTTGTTGGAGTTGCTACGCCAGGGCATCACCAGCGGCCATGCACTGCATGGGAGCCAGGTGAAGAAGGCCGTGGAGGCGCTGCTCGCGCTGCTGCCCTCGTTGGGCCATGCCCCCGAGGTGACCGAGCTCGCCCTGGGCGTGGCGTGGCTCGTGTCCGCGGGCCCTCGCACCCGGGGGCGCATCTCCCAGGCGGCGCGGCCGCTCGCGGGGCTCAGCGCCCGGTTGGAGGACGAGGCGAAATTGCGCCAGCACGTGGACACCCTGGCCACGCGCTGAACGCCCGCTCCCCACGGGCGAGGGGCGGTGCCCCGTGCTTCAGCGCTGCTCGAGTGGAGGCGAGCCCGTGCGAGGCCCCTCCACCGGAGTGGGCCAGCCCATGGGCTCGGGCCGGTAGTGCTCCAGCTCCCGTTTCATGAACCAGGCCACCCCGGCCAGCACCCCGATGTCGTCCAGCCAGCCCAGCAGGGGCAGGAAGTCCGGCACCACATCCACGGGGAAGAGGAAGTAGGCCACGGCGAACACCCCCAGCAGCCGCCGCCACCGCGGCACGCGAGGATCTCGCACGTAACGGAAGAACCGCGTTCCCATGACTCGAAGACCGGCGACGTTCATGCCCCTGCTTACGCAAAGGGGCGTGAAATCATTGCGCGGCCCGGTCGTAGGAAGGGCGGGCCGCTCGTACACCGAGCAGCCCGCCCTCACCTTCCTTCACACCTCAGCGTGCGGGCTCAGCCCTGCTCGGGCTCGGAGCCCTCGGGCGACTCGGAGCCCTCTGCGGCCTCGGACGGCTCGGCGGCCTCGGGCTTCGCGGACTCGCCCGCCACCGCCTCGGCCGTCTCGCTCTCGTCCTCCTCGGACTCGGGCAGCTTGGAGATGCCCGTCACCTTCTCATCGGCGCTCTCCAGGGCGATGAGCCGCACGCCCTGCGTGTTGCGGCCGATGACGGAGATTTCCTTGGCCTTCATGCGGATGAGCATGCCGCCGTTGGTCACCAGCATCACCTCGTCCTTGTCCGTCACCGGCACGAGGCCCACCACCTTGCCGTTTCGCTCGGTGGTCTTGATGTCGATGATGCCCTTGCCGCCACGGCCCTGCTGCCGGTACTCCGACTCCTGGGTGCGCTTGCCGTAGCCGTTCTCCGTCACCGTGAGGATGGTGGTGTCCTTCTCCACCACGTCGGCGCCCACCACCTCGTCGCCGTCCTCCAGGGTGATGCCCTTGACGCCGTAGGCCTGGCGGCCCATGGAGCGCACTTCCTGCTCGGGGAAGCGGATGCTCATGCCGAGCGCGGTGGACAGGAGGATGTCCTTGGAGCCGTCGGTGATCTTCACCGCGACGAGCTCGTCCCCCTCGTCGATGCCCAGCGCGATGATGCCGCTGGAGCGCACGTTGGCGAACGCCGACAGGTCCGTGCGCTTGACCACGCCCTTCTTCGTCACGAAGAAGACGAACTGGTTCTCACCGAACTCGCGCGTCACCAGCACCTGCGCGAGCCGCTCGCCCTCGCCGAACTGCACCAGGTTCACCATGGCCTTGCCGCGCGAGGTGCGGCCGGCGAGCGGCAGCTCGTGCACCTTGAGCGAGTAGAGCCGGCCCTTGTTGGTGATGGGCATGAGGAAGGCGTGGGTGCTGGCCACGAACATGTCGGTGACGAAGTCGTCCTCCTTCGTCGTCGCCCCCGTCTTGCCGCGTCCACCGCGCTTCTGAGCCCGGTACTCGGACAGCGGCGAGCGCTTGACGTAGCCGGTGTGCGAGAGCGTCACCACCATGGTCTCCTCGGCGATGAGGTCCTCGCTGGTGATTTCCTCCACCGAGCCGGTGATCTCCGTGCGCCGCTTGTCGGCGTAGCGCTCGCGGACCTCCCTGAGCTCCGTCTTGATGACGTTGAGCAGGCTGGACTCGTGGGCGAGGATGTCCTCCAGGCGGAGGATCTCCCGCACCAGGTCCACCAGCTCGCGGAACAGCTCCTCGCGCTGCAGGCCGGTGAGCCGCTGCAGGCGCATCTCGAGGATGTTCTTGGCCTGATCCTCGCTGAAGCCGGCGCCCTCGTAGCGGTGCTCCAGGCCCGAGTAGTTCGGCTCCTCGGCGCGCGCGCGCGACTCGAGCAGCGCCATCTGCGCCTTGGCCTGCGCGTAGTCGATGCGCTGCAGGTCCTTGAAGCGCTCGCGCTCGTAGAGCGCCGGGGAGAGGATGTGCATGAGGCCCCAGCGAGCCTCGTCCGGGTCGCGCGAGGCGCGAATCAGGCTGACCACCAGGTCGATGAGATCCTGCGCGACGAGCAAGCCCTCGACGATGTGGCGGCGGGCGCGCGCCTTGCGCAGCTCGAAGCGGCTGCGGCGCGTCACCACGTCGCGGCGGTGGGAGATGAACCGGTCGAGCAGCTCCTTGAGGTTGAGCGTGCGCGGCTGGCCGCCGTCGATGGCGAGCATCACCGCCCCGAAGGTGGTCTCCATGGGGGTGTTGGCGTACAGGTTGTTGAGCACCACCCCGGCGATGGCATCGCGCTTGAGCTCCACCACGATGCGCATGCCATGGCGGTCGCTCTCGTCGCGGATGTCGCTGATGCCCTCGAGCTTCTTCTCGCGCACCAGGTCGGCGATCTTCTCGATGAGCCGCGCCTTGTTCACCTGGTAGGGGATTTCCGTGACGATGATGCTCTCGCGGTCGCCCTTCTTGGAGGTTTCGATCTCCGTGCGCGCCCGGATGGTGATCTGCCCGCGGCCCGTCTCGTAGGCGCGGACGATGCCCTCGCGGCCGGTGATGATGCCGGAGGTGGGGAAGTCCGGACCGGTGATGAACTGCATCAGGTCGCGGACGGTGGCCTCGGGATGGTCGATGAGGTGCAGCGTGCCGTCGACCACCTCGCCCAGGTTGTGGGGCGGCACGTTGGTGGTCATACCCACGGCGATGCCGGAGCTGCCGTTGACCAGGAGGTTGGGGAACTTGGTGGGCAGGACGAGCGGCTCGAGCAGCGAGTCGTCGTAGTTGGGACCGAAGTCGATGGTCTCCTTCTCGATGTCGGCGAGCATCTCCTCGGCCAGCCGCTCCATGCGCACTTCCGTGTAGCGCATGGCCGCGGGGGAATCGCCGTCCACCGAGCCGAAGTTGCCCTGGCCGTCCACGAGCAGGTAGCGCAGGGACCAGTCCTGCGCGAGCCGCACCATGGCGTCGTAGACGGAGGCGTCGCCGTGGGGGTGGTACTTACCGATGACGTCGCCCACCACGCGCGCGCTCTTCTTGTAGGCGCGGTTGTGGAAGTTGCCCAGGTCGTTCATCGCGTAGAGCACGCGGCGGTGCACGGGCTTGAGGCCATCGCGCACGTCGGGCAGGGCGCGCCCGATGATGACGGACATCGAGTAGTCGAGATACGAGCGGCGCATCTCGTCTTCGATGTTGACGTGGATGAGTTCTCCCACGCCGCCCGAAGGAGGCGCGGGGGGCGTTGCCGGCTTGTCGGTGGTGTCGTCGGCCATGAATTTCTGGATCGGTGGAGAGGCCCGCCCGAGGGGGCCTCCGCATGGGAATGGGTGTACGTAACCCCCGGATTTTCCAGCGTCAACAATGCTGATGCCCGGGGTGTGGAGAGGAGCCAGAAAGAGGACCCGGAGCCCGCCCGGTTGGCGGGCATTGAACTCAACCCAGGACCTCGCGGGCCTGTTCTACCAGCCGGGTCAGACGCGAGGGCGCCCACCAGCCGCGCGCCACCCGGGTGCCTATTGCATGCCGTTGGATCAACTCCCGGAGTGCCTCGCACACGCGCTCGCCGTCCGGGCCATGACGGCCTTCATCCGCCTGCCCGGCGAGCTTGTCCAACCGGGCCCAGCGCGCGGGCGTCCAGCGCTCGTCCTCGGGAATATCCGGCCGCTGCGCGTCCCAGAGTTCATAGGCCACCTCGAACAGCGCCGCCCGGGCGTCCCCCAGCAGCCCGGGGGCATGCAGGCGCATGTGGGGCGCGTATTCCCGGTCGAAGAGCCACCACATCACCGCCAGACACTCGGCCGCGTCGGGCGAGAGCGGGGCGAGCCGCAGCCGCGCCATGTGCACCAGCCGACTCCGGGCCTCCTGGTACCAGTACTCGGCGTGAAGCAGACGCTCGGTCCCGGTGCCCGGCGGGCGGCGCGGCACGAGGGTGGCGCGCTGGCGCAGCTCCGCCACCATGAAGCCCCGCGCGTCCACGCCGGACAGGCGGCGCCAGAGCGAGGCCAGCGCCGCCTCTCCCCGGGCCCACCCCAGCGCCAGCTCCTCGCGCTGCAGGCTCGAGAAGGGCAGCCGCCCGGAGAGCAGCACCGGGTGCGCGAAGAGCGGCTCGAGGCGCCCGGCGAACAGCACGGCCTCGCGCAGCGCGGGCAGCGTGTCCGGCAACAGCTCCGCCGCGGTCTGCTCGCGCAGGTGGGCGGGCACCTCGCGGGGCAGGGTGATGAGCCAATCCTCCAGGGAGCTCATCAGGCTGCCCAGCGACTCCTGGGCGCTGCGTCCGAGCTTGCGCGCCACGTCCCGGGAGAGCTGCTCGCGCAGCGAGTGCACTTCCCAC from Cystobacter ferrugineus encodes the following:
- a CDS encoding YkvA family protein gives rise to the protein MGTRFFRYVRDPRVPRWRRLLGVFAVAYFLFPVDVVPDFLPLLGWLDDIGVLAGVAWFMKRELEHYRPEPMGWPTPVEGPRTGSPPLEQR
- the nhaR gene encoding transcriptional activator NhaR, coding for MSWLNYHHLLYFWTVARSGSIAKASQELHLAQPTISAQLKLLEESLGHKLLERQGRRLVLTDVGRTVLRYADDIFRLGNELKNAIHGLPSGQLRVAVGVTDVVPKLVAERLLQPAFDAFPNIHITCREGSLPQLLASLALHELDVVLADTPSSEPVSIRSFNHLLGTCGLSFFAAPRLAHLARGFPRSLEGAPLLLPSEVSSLRRALTAWFDSQDIHPRVVGDFDDSALLEAFGQRGHGVFAAPSIIEAEVCRQFNVSVLGRTEDIETGFYAISVERRLRHPAVVAIAESARAQLFG
- a CDS encoding VIT domain-containing protein; amino-acid sequence: MHDEKAGLYTRGGTRVALQGVEVSGELLGGHARVRVCQRYRNTESRPIEAVYVFPLPSDATLTAFSLECAGRRVQAVLQEREKAFHTYDDAVTAGHGAALLDQERPNVFTAQVGNLLPGEETRVEVEFLQVLQVEEGCLCWVLPTLVAPRYIPGTPTGDRTSHGVAEPTHRVPDADRITPPVGHAPYGLTLELLVSLGREVVVESPSHGLQLTRTEGGTRVTLAQPGVALDRDVVLNIRGPDADAAFTPLVTHRQGDAPGTFALTVVPDLLGLAGAPRRQEVVFVVDTSGSMDGESLPQAQGALRLCLRHLREGDRFNIIAFENDFRLFSPQPVPFTQKTLEQADRWVAALQAHGGTELLEPLRAAVEAMPEGVVVLLTDGQVGNESEILQAVLAARQTARIYSFGIGTNVSDALLEDLARQTGGAVEFIHPGERIDDKVVAQFSRALAPRVTDVQVRFEGVEATELAPAEPPPLVDGMPWSLFGRYTTPGTGTVVLKGRSGTEPFTLAIAVNLPATSDRPAVEKLWAAERIRGWQAASLVGRRAESLKERIIQLALAHGLVTPYTSFVVVEERTGERRASGPPETRVIPVHAPHGWAMFGTDAGTAKQEQSKPGMLRRAIALPPSAARTRGAPAPDLAAPPPPPRAPAPAAPLASLSMREGPAKKSRSGAVYGPPGEEEITGSRLMRVEEAAASLQEALSAPPSEPDMALEDEGAAEGATLRGTPVELLGRQLANGLWAGTGPGSEPVRQARATALALLELLRQGITSGHALHGSQVKKAVEALLALLPSLGHAPEVTELALGVAWLVSAGPRTRGRISQAARPLAGLSARLEDEAKLRQHVDTLATR
- the gyrA gene encoding DNA gyrase subunit A, translated to MADDTTDKPATPPAPPSGGVGELIHVNIEDEMRRSYLDYSMSVIIGRALPDVRDGLKPVHRRVLYAMNDLGNFHNRAYKKSARVVGDVIGKYHPHGDASVYDAMVRLAQDWSLRYLLVDGQGNFGSVDGDSPAAMRYTEVRMERLAEEMLADIEKETIDFGPNYDDSLLEPLVLPTKFPNLLVNGSSGIAVGMTTNVPPHNLGEVVDGTLHLIDHPEATVRDLMQFITGPDFPTSGIITGREGIVRAYETGRGQITIRARTEIETSKKGDRESIIVTEIPYQVNKARLIEKIADLVREKKLEGISDIRDESDRHGMRIVVELKRDAIAGVVLNNLYANTPMETTFGAVMLAIDGGQPRTLNLKELLDRFISHRRDVVTRRSRFELRKARARRHIVEGLLVAQDLIDLVVSLIRASRDPDEARWGLMHILSPALYERERFKDLQRIDYAQAKAQMALLESRARAEEPNYSGLEHRYEGAGFSEDQAKNILEMRLQRLTGLQREELFRELVDLVREILRLEDILAHESSLLNVIKTELREVRERYADKRRTEITGSVEEITSEDLIAEETMVVTLSHTGYVKRSPLSEYRAQKRGGRGKTGATTKEDDFVTDMFVASTHAFLMPITNKGRLYSLKVHELPLAGRTSRGKAMVNLVQFGEGERLAQVLVTREFGENQFVFFVTKKGVVKRTDLSAFANVRSSGIIALGIDEGDELVAVKITDGSKDILLSTALGMSIRFPEQEVRSMGRQAYGVKGITLEDGDEVVGADVVEKDTTILTVTENGYGKRTQESEYRQQGRGGKGIIDIKTTERNGKVVGLVPVTDKDEVMLVTNGGMLIRMKAKEISVIGRNTQGVRLIALESADEKVTGISKLPESEEDESETAEAVAGESAKPEAAEPSEAAEGSESPEGSEPEQG
- a CDS encoding helix-turn-helix domain-containing protein; translated protein: MSQAKTSREWKLSELAEAVGVTPRTVRYYVQRGLLPAPPFKGPDTVYGEEHLLRLKAIRVLQARFLPLDAIQVELARLTPEALQALAEAEPSAPPAASPSVPSPAGPGPAPASPPESASPSAAPTSWRRWELAPGLELHLADTADAKTRALAEHLRALLQKSQER
- a CDS encoding amidohydrolase, yielding MNGARARGAARLALLGAALFALGAGCARRVPEDARVETTVYVARRIRTLDAERPEAEALAVRRGQLVAVGSRREVLEAAGEGARVVDLGGAVVVPGLVDAHAHLAGLGLSLTVARLEGARSVDEVVRRLANAPATSFQGDWLIGKGWDQNGWPGGGFPGRSELDARFPTTPVYLTRVDHHAAWVNGEALRRAGITRDTPDPAGGRILRDERGEPTGVLVDNAMELVVPRVPPPTDEQLEARLSAALERCAQVGLTGVHDAGMDLRTFRLLQRWDMAGRLPVRVYAMADGQGESRRTYLELGTYGGRMLEMKSVKFLLDGALGSRGAALHTAYSDAPGETGLLLMEPEELAARTEAFMERGFQVCVHAIGDRANTLVVDTLIREAAETKTQGLRHRVEHAQILRPEDIQKLGAAGLVASVQPTHATSDMGWAEARLGAERLKGAYAWKSLKEAGAVLALGSDFPIESPDVLAGLYAARTRQDAAGRPEGGWRPEERLTGEEALEGFTVGPAWASFAEARRGRLKVGMEADFTALSVDPVEDAPRALVDARVVATVVDGREVFRAP